Below is a genomic region from Medicago truncatula cultivar Jemalong A17 chromosome 3, MtrunA17r5.0-ANR, whole genome shotgun sequence.
AAAATAGAAGCTTTTAAATAGATATTGGATAAGAGAGTGATTTCATCTAAGAAAATGAAAGCCATCAATATTTATATGGGCACAGAACGAACTCTTTACCTTGTACACAattcaaccaaaacaaaataattaaaacaaacacacagaCAATAGTAAAATAATGCACAAACAAGAATTCTTTCAGAACTGAAAACACGCAGAAATAGAACTGCAAAACCACCAGAATGCTGCAGCAAAGTATAATCAAGGTATTGTTATAAAACTGATAAAGACAATAATGATAAGtgcaacaaaataataaaaccaATACGACATTTCCTACACAAGTTTTTTGCTAAATTATAAAAGTATTAAACATTCTAATGATAAAAGTAGGATAGAGATTGAACGCAAGATATTCAGAAACAGAAAGTATTAAACATTCTAATTATGACAAGGATTGATTCCTCTGACTGCAATAAATTTACAAGGATGGCTGAAAACAGAGAGCCCAGCCCGAATTCATTGAAAAAACAAGGCATTCCTCCTACAGCTGAGGTTGAATAGACTCCGAAAAGACCTGCTGAAATAACAAgccaaaataacttattcattGAAGAAATAAATCCAGAACATGACAACTAACAAGTTCAAcaaatctgaaaaataaaatgtaaacaaaCATACAATGTTAACAAAGTCAAGGCAAACAATAGTTAGAATCTAACCACTATTGTGTCTAGTCTAGCATTAAGAACAGGCATGTAAGACATGAAAATATATCGATAACATAATACATACGTGCCATTTAAATTGCAAATCTAAAATAAATGCAGCCATCAAAAGATTATCATATAACTGCAATCCtacatgaaataataaaatccaGAGTCAAATAAGGCATAATAGTTAATAATTTTATCTGTAACGAGTAATTACCAACACAACCTTATTCAATTTATTACTACTATAATCAGCCAATACATCAGATTCTTGTATCAATACATATTCCAGTAGTCACTACTAATAGGATATAAATAATGTACATAAAAAAATGGCTTTGAAGTCAAACTCATAAACTGAGTGCTCATCTTTATCTTTTACTTTAGTTCTATATTCACATTCTGCAGTGCACAGGATGTAGACCGAGACTTATGTTTTGCACGGTTTAGCATAAGTTTTCCCTTCCAATAAGGATAACCGAAACagtaagaaaattaaaacagaATCAAACGTCCTTGTATATCACCAACAAAATCTTTCAACTGTGTCTTATGAATCAACATTAAACCCTTTAGAGTATTTCATCACTAATTTATCCCTACCACTTCAAATCAagacttctcaaaaataaaataaaatcagtgTCAGTGTCATTCAGAATAAAATAActgaaaacaaatcaaataccCTCTTCCACCTGGAGGATCAAGTAATGAAAATGTGGGATATACATAACTATAAGATAACTATCCATTTACAAATCAACACTTTGGTACATTGGTTATTTGCATATGTTATAGTCTAAAAAACAGTTCACACCATCAGTGGGAAAATTAACTAGGTTGAAAGTGAAGATCCAATTTGTCAAAAGGCTACATCTAGTACTATATAACTTATGTGGAGAATCATCGGCGGCATGAGATCATTCAACTGTGTCTCTTTTTCAGTATAGCGTGTCTTTTTGTTACAAGTTCTACAATAAttatcttctttaaaaaaattacatcacaATAGTGTTATATAACATATTCAGTTTGGTTCATAATGCAGTGTGCAAGATTTGAAGCAAACATTAAAACATTTGTGCAACACTAAGCAGACATTATTACATCTAATTCATAACGCAAATCTTAGAAAAATCCAATGACAAACCATTTAATGTAATTCATgactaaccaaaaaataaaaagcaatgtTCAACCTATAGATTCCATCAACCATTAATTAACAATGATCTAACAAGTCACCAAAATCAGAGCAGGCATAACATATaaataacacaaacaaaaactaACCATATATATGTTGCAGTTGAATCAATGCTTAAGGTGATATGAGACTCTCAATGTAGACTTCGGCATGTGTATGTTTATAGTTGTTTCGAAACACAGGAAAATTCAATGTGCCAGCTTTAGAATCATAAACAACCAACTTCATATCGTCACATTCAGCCCAATCCTGATGACATTGTACCAATAGTTGGTCATCCTCTGAAATATATAAAGCTCTATCGGCTTCTAAATCCTGATCTTGCAGGTTAGGAATAGTGTACAATTTAGTCCAAGACTCTTGATTTCCATACTCCTTCATAATCCAAACATCCCAATATTCATCACTACTTGCAAAGACACACAAGCAATCCCTCACCACACCCACGTCCCACGAATTATTTTCATTGTCGAAATCAGGTAGCCGAAGCTTTTGATACGACTCCTTCTCTAAATCAAGAGATATAATGACATCATATGCAAACCAATTAACAGTGCCACTAACAAATAGTCCATGTCCAGAAATGGGGTTAGAATATGGAATGTCCTTTATTCTTCTCCAATAATCAGTCCCCAAAGTATTAACACTAATcacttttttgaaagaatgggCAACAACCTTATAATTATCAATAAAATGATCATATCCAAAGCTTAGTAATGACCATTTGTGATTCCGCAAAGGAGGCAATAACTTAAACTTTCTAATGGAAGGGTTCCATAAGAAATAAGAACCATTATTGAGCTTACCACAAAATATGCCATCGCAAGAGCTCATCATCAGGTCGATGCAGTGATGTCCATTTGTGAGAGTATTAGGAATGTAAAGTTGTGTTTGTGTAACAACGGTAGAAGTAGAGAAAATTGAAGGGATTGGAGAATCGCACATAACTATGTCACgatcataataataatcataatcacAAGAATTTGTTAGCATGAGGTGGTGGCGCTTGGTTGACATACGAAGATGCTTCTTTGCGAAATTAGGATCAGAAATAAGAGAATTGAAAAACTTACAAACGCATCGAAGCTGTACGAGTAATTTCACCGGAAGCCTACACAGAATCTCAGGCAGGAGATCAAAAGGAAGAGCTGGAAGCTCCGGCTCCGGTGGGCATGTTAGGGTTCCGGCGGCCAATCGCTGCCTCTGAGTGTTGGTTGTTTCCACCACGAGTGAGTCAGAAGAATCGACGGCGTTTCGGTTGTCCTCACCTTCGTTTCCTTGCGCCATTTCTCTAACTCAAATGTAAAGTGAATTGTTTGCTCGCGAGAGAAATAAAGCAGAAACAGACGCTCCACCCTAGTTTCACGTATCTcgaattttttttgtagattttttttagactacctcaaattcgtccttgaattttgaaaaatcgaccaatttcgtccctgaattttgcgaaatatcaaattagtccttgaattttacagacgtccatcaaattcgtccctccgtccaaaaggTCTGTTAATAACGATGATGTGGCTTCTTGCATGCTTTGTTGTCCTCTACACGTGTCAGCAAGTCAGCCACTtgtacaaggactaaattgatggaaattgtcaaaatttgatatttaacaTTTCAGTCTCTTTTTTCCTGTGTTTTCAATTATACCCCTCTATTACATGTGTTGTCCTGGATCGATTTGAGACTTACTGTCATAATTTGAGGattaatttgatggattttgttataatttaagggctcatgtgattgatttttatttgcagagaatgagtacaaggagatatggcatgagaggaccaatgatttcaaatgacatgcataaacaaacac
It encodes:
- the LOC11408532 gene encoding F-box/kelch-repeat protein At3g23880, whose protein sequence is MAQGNEGEDNRNAVDSSDSLVVETTNTQRQRLAAGTLTCPPEPELPALPFDLLPEILCRLPVKLLVQLRCVCKFFNSLISDPNFAKKHLRMSTKRHHLMLTNSCDYDYYYDRDIVMCDSPIPSIFSTSTVVTQTQLYIPNTLTNGHHCIDLMMSSCDGIFCGKLNNGSYFLWNPSIRKFKLLPPLRNHKWSLLSFGYDHFIDNYKVVAHSFKKVISVNTLGTDYWRRIKDIPYSNPISGHGLFVSGTVNWFAYDVIISLDLEKESYQKLRLPDFDNENNSWDVGVVRDCLCVFASSDEYWDVWIMKEYGNQESWTKLYTIPNLQDQDLEADRALYISEDDQLLVQCHQDWAECDDMKLVVYDSKAGTLNFPVFRNNYKHTHAEVYIESLISP